CTTCTAAACCTGTTCGTCCTATATTAGATAATATATCTCAGCCAATATGCGTTGTAGAGATAAATCATAGGTATTTTTTACTAAACAAAAATGGTTATATTTTTAAAATATCTGATATTCCTATTTTAGGTTTTCCAAACATAGAATATAATGACTTCTTAAAATACAAAGATAAAATAAACAAATTGACTCTTGACGAATTAAATTATATATCTACTATAGATTTTAAAAATAAAATTATATATATAAATCCAGAATACAAAATATTTTATAACTCATGGGATGAAGTTGTAAATTATTTAAATCAAACATTAAAAAAACTTGAAAAATATGAACCGGGAAGTTATTATTTACTCTCTGGTGGTAGTTTAATCAGCATTTATTAGGAGGGATTAAAATGGCCAAAAAGGTAATTTATGCTATCGATATTGGAAATTACTATGTAAAAGGAATCGCAATTGAAGAAAATAGAGGTAATTTTCAGTTAATATCAAGTGCAATAGAACGTGCTGAAGGAATCGTCAAAGGACAAATACAGGATGTAAA
This is a stretch of genomic DNA from Marinitoga piezophila KA3. It encodes these proteins:
- a CDS encoding DUF4894 domain-containing protein, with amino-acid sequence MNVQRSIILIKTVLYVFIIFYIILSYLIIPSKPVRPILDNISQPICVVEINHRYFLLNKNGYIFKISDIPILGFPNIEYNDFLKYKDKINKLTLDELNYISTIDFKNKIIYINPEYKIFYNSWDEVVNYLNQTLKKLEKYEPGSYYLLSGGSLISIY